From one Simplicispira suum genomic stretch:
- a CDS encoding DUF1178 family protein: MKVLDLQCANSHAFEGWFANEQDFQRQLAQELVQCPFCADARVHKLLSAPRIQRGVAPPSNTVSESSAPQAPEVSEAGQWLSRVREWVAGSEDVGERFASEARAMHEGDLPGRAIRGVASAEETRELLSDGILVLPVPPALSEPLH; the protein is encoded by the coding sequence ATGAAGGTCCTTGATCTGCAGTGTGCCAACAGCCACGCTTTTGAGGGCTGGTTTGCCAATGAACAGGATTTCCAGCGCCAGCTCGCCCAAGAACTGGTGCAGTGCCCGTTTTGTGCGGACGCCCGAGTGCACAAGCTGCTCAGTGCCCCGCGCATCCAGCGGGGCGTGGCGCCCCCTTCAAATACGGTGTCGGAATCCAGCGCTCCACAGGCCCCGGAGGTTTCCGAAGCAGGCCAATGGCTCTCGCGCGTGCGCGAATGGGTGGCTGGCAGTGAGGATGTAGGCGAGCGCTTTGCCAGCGAAGCGCGTGCCATGCACGAAGGCGATTTGCCCGGACGTGCCATCCGCGGCGTGGCCAGCGCAGAGGAAACCCGGGAACTGCTCTCGGATGGCATTTTGGTGCTTCCCGTACCGCCTGCATTGAGCGAGCCACTGCACTGA